CCCGCCTGCAAACCTCATCCATAAGTTTCCAGTAATCCTTTATTTTGCGATAGATTTCTTCCGCGACGTCCTCATGGTAAGTGTGAGATGTGAGATTTCTGTCATCCACCATTTCAAGAATTTTTACGGTTTCCTCTTCAGAAAGAAGACCAACCTTGAAAGCTTCCTTGAAACAGGACTTGGGAGAGTTGCAGATGATTCCTTCTTGAATATCAAGGTAGCCCTTAACGACTTTCCAGAAGACCTCAGAAGTATATTCAAACCTCTGGATAGCCGCATCCCTAACTATTACTGAAAAAGGTTCTTCTGTGATAGCTTTTAAAGTTCTGAGTGCTTTTTTGGCGTATTCGATCCTGAGCTTTAACGTGTCCATACGACCCCTTCTCTTAGCGCTTTGTTTTTAAAAACTTCCGAAACCCGGGAAAGATCTACAACATCAACTGTATATGGAATATTAAGGTCCTCAATTCTTTCTTTTAAGAAAACCAATTTTCTCCGGTCAAAATGTTTCCCGGGAATGATCCCAATGTCTATATCAGAGACCCGACTAAAATCCCCCCTTGCCCTGGAACCGAAAAGTACGACAATAACATTTTCTTCTTTTAAAGTTTCAAAAACAAGGAATTTCAGATCCTTAATGCTTTTTTGATAGATAGGGGAAAGATTGCTCATCTAGTATTCATTTAAGGGTTTTCAATACTTGAATTTAATGTTAGTCACAGACAATTTTCAAGTCCAACTCAAAATGTACCTAAACGACTCGCAGACAAATCCCTCATGGACACAGAGATAGTCTTTCAGGAGCTACCAGAAGATTTCGACGCTGCACTGGAACCTGAGCAGAGTGGCATCGCGGATGATTGGAGAGTAAGGTTCGGAGAGGAATTCGTGGAAAGAGATTAAGGATTTTGTTGTGAGTTCGAGTTTGGAGTTAAGGTTTTGCATTGATCATTCTTTGATGTCTGTTTGCTTAAAATTATCTGAACTTCCTGAATTAGGGCCTGATAGTCACATTCATTAAAGTTACCAAAAACAAACCTAGAGTCAACCAGCCCAAAAATCCTTCAATCGGATACCAATCTCCATACCCAATTGTAGCAAAAGTAACCATGCTGAAATAAAAGGCATCAGAAAAAGTTGTTTTTTGAATTTCACCTTCATTATTTTCCGTCATATTATCCTTCTCTTCTTTTAATCGAGAAATCCCATTTCCCCCCCAGTAAAGCAGAGAAAATAATAGAACTATTCCACCACCTAAACCAAATGCACGAAAAGGTTTCACACCATATCCGCAAGTAAGCCGCATAAAAATATCCCCCCATTTTGGGAACGAAATCCATGGCCATTCTGTTTGGAACAAAATCCACGGCTTTTCCGCTTGACGGTGTTTTCGATATTGGAAATAAGCAGCATCTGCATCACCAAATTGTTCAAGATTCCTAAAATTGCGAACTAATTTAACATAAGTTAATCCATCAAAAACAAGTGAATTTTCTAAGGAATCCCAACTAACCCGCATTTCTTCGAAATCAGTATT
The Methanosarcina sp. WWM596 DNA segment above includes these coding regions:
- a CDS encoding HI0074 family nucleotidyltransferase substrate-binding subunit, whose protein sequence is MDTLKLRIEYAKKALRTLKAITEEPFSVIVRDAAIQRFEYTSEVFWKVVKGYLDIQEGIICNSPKSCFKEAFKVGLLSEEETVKILEMVDDRNLTSHTYHEDVAEEIYRKIKDYWKLMDEVCRRVVEKIELDFPGSPAEK
- a CDS encoding nucleotidyltransferase family protein; amino-acid sequence: MSNLSPIYQKSIKDLKFLVFETLKEENVIVVLFGSRARGDFSRVSDIDIGIIPGKHFDRRKLVFLKERIEDLNIPYTVDVVDLSRVSEVFKNKALREGVVWTR
- a CDS encoding potassium channel family protein; protein product: MSMVSLAAEYSREVQASEILKQIENGDDVNLTDCRIIGELDLSEIELQTVPNPRYNESLEFGAFNEEKWRYYGGNKDLKVVESNIKIHNSIFENDLDFSNALFKKSFFFVDVNCSSTANCISTNFSDSATFVGATFGDSATFVGATFGDSAFFDEATFTDTVDFLGTQFKEVTLNNTDFEEMRVSWDSLENSLVFDGLTYVKLVRNFRNLEQFGDADAAYFQYRKHRQAEKPWILFQTEWPWISFPKWGDIFMRLTCGYGVKPFRAFGLGGGIVLLFSLLYWGGNGISRLKEEKDNMTENNEGEIQKTTFSDAFYFSMVTFATIGYGDWYPIEGFLGWLTLGLFLVTLMNVTIRP